Proteins encoded together in one Terriglobus saanensis SP1PR4 window:
- a CDS encoding S41 family peptidase, with product MAFRTPRAVLSLTLFLSTCAVVGSLMNQKVSAQAATEESTLRDSLHQFTDVYSVIEQNYADPLNNEKVDKIIYDGAIPNMLHVLDPHSSFYDPKAYAQMREDQHGQYYGVGMSIQPQLIAGVQRIVVLAPFEGTPSYKAGIRPGDIISAVDGKTTDGMDSVAVSTALKGPKGTQVQVTMVREGAPKPLVFSLIRDSIPRPSVDLAFLIKPGVGYIHVGQFMETTSHEVGEALERFGPLNGLLIDMRSNPGGLVNEAVAMADKFLQRGQVVVSQKGRSYPDQVYRANRGTDSKPYPIVVLVNRNTASAAEIVSGALQDHDRALIVGETTFGKGLVQTVFQVADNTGLALTTFHYYTPSGRLIQRNYSNVSLYDYYYVRDGASKKDNANREVKLTDSGRTVYGGGGITPDEKIEAPKSNPFQNGMAQHYAFFNFSKHYLSNRSVTKDFQVDDAVMQEFKAFLKEQKIDYTDQDIAANLDWVKMSIKADLVTSQFGQIEGLKVRADWDPTINKALTYLPEAQALEEHTTAKPQVAKTASLRQ from the coding sequence ATGGCTTTCCGCACGCCCCGCGCTGTACTCTCCCTGACGTTGTTTCTTTCGACCTGTGCGGTTGTTGGGTCCCTCATGAACCAGAAGGTAAGCGCACAGGCGGCGACCGAAGAGTCCACCCTGCGCGACAGCCTGCATCAGTTCACCGACGTCTACAGCGTGATCGAGCAAAACTATGCCGATCCCCTGAATAACGAGAAGGTCGACAAGATCATCTACGACGGCGCGATTCCGAACATGTTGCACGTCCTGGATCCCCATTCCAGCTTTTACGACCCCAAGGCTTACGCGCAGATGCGCGAGGACCAGCACGGACAGTATTACGGCGTCGGCATGAGCATCCAGCCCCAGTTGATCGCCGGTGTCCAGCGGATCGTGGTCCTGGCTCCCTTTGAGGGAACGCCTTCCTACAAGGCCGGCATTCGCCCGGGCGACATTATCTCGGCCGTCGACGGCAAAACGACGGACGGCATGGACTCCGTGGCCGTATCTACGGCACTCAAGGGGCCCAAAGGAACGCAGGTACAGGTGACGATGGTGCGCGAAGGCGCTCCGAAGCCGCTCGTATTTTCCCTGATTCGTGATTCAATTCCACGTCCTTCGGTGGATCTTGCCTTTCTGATCAAGCCGGGCGTGGGCTATATCCATGTAGGACAGTTCATGGAAACCACCAGCCACGAGGTAGGCGAGGCCCTGGAGCGCTTTGGTCCGCTGAACGGCCTTTTGATCGATATGCGCAGCAATCCGGGCGGCCTGGTGAATGAAGCCGTGGCTATGGCGGACAAGTTTCTGCAGCGCGGACAGGTGGTTGTGTCGCAGAAGGGGCGGTCGTATCCCGACCAGGTCTATCGCGCGAACCGCGGCACTGACAGCAAGCCTTATCCGATTGTGGTCCTCGTAAACAGGAATACGGCCTCAGCGGCGGAGATTGTCTCCGGAGCCCTGCAGGACCATGACCGCGCCCTGATCGTCGGCGAGACGACCTTCGGCAAGGGGCTGGTCCAGACGGTATTCCAGGTGGCGGACAACACTGGTCTGGCCCTGACGACCTTCCACTACTACACACCCAGCGGACGCCTGATCCAGCGCAACTATAGTAATGTGTCGCTCTATGACTATTATTATGTGCGCGATGGAGCGTCCAAGAAAGACAACGCCAACCGCGAAGTGAAGCTGACGGACAGCGGACGGACGGTCTACGGTGGCGGCGGCATTACGCCGGACGAGAAGATTGAAGCGCCAAAGTCGAATCCGTTCCAGAATGGCATGGCCCAGCACTATGCGTTCTTCAACTTCTCGAAGCACTACCTCTCCAACCGATCGGTAACAAAGGACTTCCAGGTCGACGACGCCGTTATGCAGGAGTTCAAGGCATTCCTGAAAGAGCAGAAGATCGATTACACCGATCAAGACATTGCGGCCAATCTTGACTGGGTCAAGATGAGCATCAAGGCCGATCTCGTGACCTCGCAGTTTGGACAGATCGAGGGGTTGAAGGTCCGTGCCGACTGGGATCCGACGATCAACAAGGCACTGACATATCTTCCCGAGGCGCAGGCGCTTGAGGAGCATACGACGGCGAAACCTCAGGTTGCGAAGACGGCGAGTCTGCGGCAGTAA